One region of Cobetia sp. cqz5-12 genomic DNA includes:
- a CDS encoding WbqC family protein, producing MNIAIMQPYLFPHIGYFQLMHACDEFLVYDDVAFIPRGYINRNNVLLGGKAHRFTLSVPKASPNRLISELVFGPTPDSLLTTLHHAYARAPYYAKVMPLLQAVFQHEDRRIGALCKYSFERVCDYLGLECRFLLTSELEHDRSLKAQDRLIEMSLMRGAEGYINSIGGRKLYQAAPFAAKGITLSFLASQPSGYRQTPLDSRGEAGADMRRSGRQAQFVAGLSIIDMLMWCSPGEVRDRLAEYQLLPEDPQLLRATGNATDEVAPVAGPLARNVAAYLHQGGLASCH from the coding sequence ATGAACATCGCGATCATGCAGCCCTATCTGTTCCCGCATATCGGCTATTTCCAGTTGATGCATGCCTGTGACGAGTTTCTCGTTTATGACGACGTCGCCTTCATTCCGCGTGGCTATATCAATCGCAACAATGTGCTGCTGGGCGGCAAGGCGCATCGCTTCACGCTGTCGGTGCCCAAGGCGTCGCCCAACCGCCTGATCAGCGAACTCGTCTTCGGCCCGACACCGGACAGCCTGCTGACCACGCTGCATCACGCCTATGCCAGGGCACCGTATTACGCAAAGGTCATGCCGCTGCTGCAGGCAGTGTTCCAGCATGAAGATCGCCGCATCGGGGCGCTGTGCAAGTACAGCTTCGAGCGGGTGTGTGACTACCTGGGGCTGGAGTGTCGCTTTCTGCTCACCAGCGAGCTTGAGCACGACCGCAGTCTCAAGGCCCAGGACCGCCTTATCGAGATGTCACTGATGCGCGGGGCCGAGGGTTACATCAACAGCATCGGCGGCCGGAAGCTCTACCAGGCGGCCCCCTTTGCGGCCAAAGGCATCACGCTGTCATTCCTCGCAAGCCAGCCGAGTGGCTATCGCCAGACTCCGCTTGATTCGCGTGGCGAGGCGGGGGCTGACATGCGCCGCTCAGGGCGTCAGGCGCAGTTCGTTGCCGGCCTGTCGATCATCGATATGCTGATGTGGTGCTCACCGGGCGAGGTGCGCGACAGACTCGCCGAGTACCAGCTGCTGCCGGAAGACCCGCAGCTGCTGCGCGCCACGGGCAATGCCACTGATGAGGTGGCCCCTGTAGCGGGGCCGCTGGCGCGCAATGTCGCGGCCTACTTGCATCAGGGGGGCCTCGCCTCGTGTCACTGA
- a CDS encoding glycosyltransferase family 4 protein, which yields MKTHRMALLVVARQMTLETRQMLALAAGLTRLGHEVDLIVPQAHEELIEGLAHGVRLVELGVHSELTGVLALTRYLARHRPCVLMSSGLEANLNALKARRLDRWRVPVIAHHAVTPASELVAAGSKARGLRRRMALKYPHAALVLVESDEAGCQARHEGGIEAARVVTLPLAPDEETGALSEHQLMQCLSLMLSAAEVEGASPFSSQSWQVNSGEAAASLAQPSSSLDTSGVVSRQAISADTGASAPLMSSANLQAELANSGARE from the coding sequence ATGAAGACGCATCGGATGGCGCTTTTGGTCGTGGCACGACAGATGACCCTCGAGACTCGCCAGATGCTGGCGTTGGCGGCAGGGCTTACGCGTCTGGGGCATGAGGTGGATCTCATCGTGCCCCAGGCCCATGAGGAGTTGATCGAAGGTCTTGCACACGGGGTGCGGCTGGTAGAGCTGGGCGTGCACAGTGAGTTGACGGGCGTGCTGGCCCTGACGCGCTATCTGGCGCGTCATCGTCCGTGTGTCCTGATGTCCAGCGGTCTGGAAGCCAACCTCAATGCGCTCAAGGCACGCCGTCTGGATCGCTGGCGTGTGCCGGTGATTGCGCATCATGCCGTGACGCCGGCCAGTGAACTGGTGGCGGCGGGCAGCAAGGCGCGGGGCCTGAGGCGCAGAATGGCGCTCAAGTATCCGCATGCGGCACTGGTGCTGGTCGAAAGCGATGAAGCCGGCTGCCAGGCACGCCACGAGGGCGGCATCGAGGCCGCGCGCGTCGTGACGCTGCCGTTGGCCCCTGATGAGGAGACGGGCGCGCTGAGCGAGCATCAATTGATGCAGTGCCTGTCGCTGATGCTGTCGGCAGCCGAGGTCGAGGGCGCGTCACCCTTCTCGTCTCAAAGCTGGCAAGTCAACAGTGGGGAAGCTGCGGCCAGCCTCGCGCAGCCTTCGTCGTCCCTCGACACCTCTGGCGTGGTGAGTCGCCAGGCCATCAGCGCTGATACCGGCGCGTCCGCGCCCCTCATGTCATCCGCCAATCTGCAGGCCGAACTGGCCAACAGCGGCGCGCGAGAATAA
- a CDS encoding glycosyltransferase family 2 protein: MLELSYARALATPLMDGTPQSGPLPVPPAPAEEAAIMAEWEGDLSAPRVSVMCFAFNHGDYIRMALDGFLMQRTRFPFEIVVHDDVSTDGTREIIEEYAARYPNIVRPILQEVNQYSQHIWPITFCMPVMRGDIIAYCEGDDYWIKPDKLARQVALFDAYPEATVCFHPALEFNEATGQHSLICRYADSVKKISAEAVIGLRGASIPSPAFSFRRVDATVDAMMASYRGAPIMDFFLQSYMALQGETLYYEDAACVYRRNAKGSWTSQQQESEAEQRYQRDMISAIDVFHANTRHMPHSVSLYIPLYHYFKQYVMAPASPMQRLANFRQGVAMLSHMDRSRLLRLVRQDVMTRLIGTRRRRVSSDRAVQERKSA; this comes from the coding sequence ATGTTAGAACTGAGTTATGCCCGGGCACTCGCGACGCCCCTCATGGATGGCACCCCGCAGTCAGGCCCCTTGCCTGTGCCGCCGGCGCCCGCCGAGGAAGCCGCCATCATGGCCGAGTGGGAGGGCGATCTCAGCGCCCCGCGCGTCTCGGTGATGTGCTTCGCCTTCAATCATGGCGACTACATTCGCATGGCGCTGGATGGCTTTCTGATGCAGCGCACGCGTTTTCCGTTCGAGATCGTCGTGCATGACGATGTCTCGACGGATGGCACGCGGGAAATCATCGAGGAATATGCGGCCCGTTACCCGAACATCGTGCGGCCGATCCTGCAGGAGGTGAACCAGTACTCTCAGCATATCTGGCCGATCACCTTCTGCATGCCAGTGATGCGCGGCGACATCATTGCCTATTGCGAAGGTGATGATTACTGGATCAAACCCGACAAGCTGGCCCGTCAGGTTGCCTTGTTCGACGCCTATCCCGAGGCGACGGTCTGTTTCCACCCGGCGCTGGAGTTCAATGAAGCGACCGGCCAGCATTCGCTCATCTGCCGCTATGCCGATAGCGTGAAGAAGATCTCTGCCGAGGCGGTGATCGGGCTGCGCGGCGCCTCCATTCCGTCACCGGCCTTCAGCTTCCGACGCGTCGACGCCACCGTCGATGCGATGATGGCGTCCTATCGCGGCGCCCCGATCATGGACTTCTTCCTGCAGTCCTATATGGCACTGCAGGGCGAGACGCTCTATTACGAAGATGCTGCCTGCGTCTATCGCCGCAATGCCAAGGGTTCCTGGACATCGCAGCAGCAGGAAAGCGAGGCCGAACAGCGCTATCAGCGCGACATGATCTCGGCCATCGACGTCTTTCATGCCAACACCCGTCACATGCCGCATTCCGTCAGCCTGTACATCCCGCTCTATCACTATTTCAAGCAGTACGTGATGGCGCCGGCGAGCCCCATGCAGCGCCTGGCCAACTTCCGCCAGGGTGTCGCGATGCTCTCGCATATGGACCGCAGTCGGCTGCTGCGTCTCGTGCGCCAGGATGTGATGACCCGATTGATAGGGACTCGTCGCCGTCGTGTGTCATCCGACCGCGCAGTGCAGGAGCGTAAAAGCGCCTGA
- a CDS encoding phosphoribosyltransferase family protein, which translates to MNYRSYADLSSDIARQLSRLQAGNFDLIVGIPRSGMVPAYMISAMLNRACTDLDTFIANGSPGKGMTRKVRGAAQSAWENQRVLLVDDSFNSGASLKASMARIPQDCPCEITTCVIYANPAPVVGVDMYLVELEHPRAFQWNLFHHPALADSCLDIDGVLCLDPTPEQNDDGPRYRDFLTNAAPLHIPTYRVHSLVTNRLEKYRPETTDWLARHGVEYEHLIMLDLPSKEERLRQNRHSSHKADYYRDSGCRLFIESEVGQATNITRMTGKPVYCVDAHQMMTPEWASMSAQKKGQVLVCTFKRMARRIVTWLPAPLARQARSVYQRLA; encoded by the coding sequence ATGAATTATCGCAGTTATGCCGACCTGAGTTCGGATATCGCCAGGCAGTTGTCGCGCCTGCAGGCCGGGAATTTCGATCTGATCGTCGGGATCCCGCGCAGTGGAATGGTGCCGGCCTACATGATCAGCGCGATGCTCAATCGGGCCTGCACGGATCTCGACACCTTCATCGCCAATGGCTCGCCCGGCAAGGGTATGACGCGCAAGGTCCGGGGGGCGGCGCAGAGCGCCTGGGAAAATCAGCGTGTGCTGCTGGTCGACGACAGCTTCAACAGTGGGGCCTCGCTCAAGGCCTCCATGGCGCGTATTCCGCAAGATTGCCCCTGTGAGATCACCACCTGTGTCATCTATGCCAACCCGGCGCCGGTGGTGGGGGTGGACATGTATCTGGTCGAACTGGAGCATCCACGCGCCTTCCAGTGGAATCTGTTTCATCATCCGGCGCTGGCCGATAGCTGCCTGGATATCGATGGCGTGCTGTGCCTCGACCCGACGCCTGAACAGAATGATGACGGCCCGCGCTATCGCGACTTCCTGACCAACGCGGCGCCCCTGCATATCCCGACCTACCGTGTGCACTCGCTGGTCACCAATCGTCTGGAAAAATATCGTCCCGAGACGACCGACTGGCTGGCCCGTCACGGTGTCGAGTATGAGCATCTGATCATGCTTGACCTGCCCAGCAAGGAAGAGCGCCTGCGCCAGAATCGTCATTCGAGTCACAAGGCGGATTACTACCGTGACTCGGGCTGTCGCCTGTTCATCGAAAGTGAGGTGGGGCAGGCCACCAACATCACGCGCATGACCGGCAAGCCCGTCTATTGCGTGGATGCCCACCAGATGATGACTCCCGAGTGGGCCTCGATGTCAGCGCAGAAGAAGGGCCAGGTACTGGTGTGCACGTTCAAGCGCATGGCGCGCCGGATCGTCACCTGGTTGCCGGCACCGCTGGCTCGCCAGGCGCGCAGTGTCTATCAGCGACTGGCCTGA
- a CDS encoding DegT/DnrJ/EryC1/StrS family aminotransferase produces MITVTRPYFPERENFDRYVDSIFEGRWLTNHGPLEQELTRRLETYLGVENLLLVSNGTLALQIAYRALGIAQMPGQYESAEVITTPFTFIATASSLKWEGMQPVFTDIDPDTLCLDPARIASAITPRTRAIVPVHVFGNACDVEAIDALGEAHDLKVIYDGAHAFGVTYRGNSLLSHGDASTLSFHATKLFHSIEGGAIIFKRKEDLERARKLINFGITGPECIEELGINAKMNEFQAAMGLCVLDEIEGNLESRALVWHAYAQALRGNVQLQTRQTGASLNYAYFPIILESESMLLEVMQRLQQEGYLARRYFCPSLESLSFLGRSAAELQDEGVITPQIVHSTDIASRILCLPLYSGLEVSEILGAVRVIVNRHVKAA; encoded by the coding sequence ATGATCACGGTGACGCGTCCCTACTTCCCGGAGCGGGAGAATTTCGACCGCTATGTGGATTCCATCTTCGAGGGGCGCTGGTTGACCAACCACGGTCCGCTCGAGCAGGAGCTCACGCGGCGCCTGGAGACCTATCTGGGCGTCGAGAACCTGCTGCTGGTCAGCAATGGCACCCTGGCGCTGCAGATCGCCTATCGCGCGCTGGGCATCGCCCAGATGCCGGGCCAGTACGAATCGGCAGAGGTCATCACCACGCCCTTCACCTTCATCGCTACCGCCAGCAGCCTGAAGTGGGAGGGCATGCAGCCGGTGTTCACGGACATTGACCCTGACACCCTGTGCCTGGACCCCGCGCGCATCGCGTCGGCCATCACGCCACGCACCCGTGCCATCGTGCCGGTGCACGTGTTCGGCAATGCCTGTGATGTCGAGGCCATCGATGCGCTGGGCGAGGCGCATGATCTCAAGGTCATCTATGACGGTGCCCATGCCTTCGGCGTGACCTATCGCGGCAACAGCCTGCTGTCACATGGCGATGCCAGCACCCTGAGCTTCCACGCCACCAAGCTGTTCCACAGCATCGAAGGCGGCGCGATCATCTTCAAGCGCAAGGAAGACCTGGAGCGTGCCCGCAAGTTGATCAACTTCGGCATCACCGGCCCGGAGTGCATCGAGGAGCTGGGCATCAATGCCAAGATGAACGAATTCCAGGCGGCGATGGGGCTGTGCGTGCTGGATGAGATCGAAGGCAATCTGGAGAGCCGGGCGCTGGTCTGGCATGCCTATGCCCAGGCGCTGCGCGGCAATGTCCAGCTGCAGACCCGCCAGACCGGCGCCAGCCTGAATTACGCCTACTTCCCGATCATTCTCGAAAGCGAAAGCATGCTGCTCGAGGTGATGCAGCGCCTGCAGCAGGAAGGCTATCTGGCACGGCGTTACTTCTGCCCGTCGCTGGAATCGCTGTCCTTCCTCGGGCGGTCCGCCGCCGAATTGCAGGACGAGGGTGTCATCACCCCGCAGATCGTGCATTCCACCGATATCGCCAGTCGTATCCTGTGTCTGCCGCTCTACTCGGGGCTTGAGGTCAGCGAGATCCTCGGCGCGGTGCGCGTCATCGTCAATCGCCACGTCAAGGCCGCGTGA
- a CDS encoding NAD(P)/FAD-dependent oxidoreductase has translation MSDSEHTEVAVIGAGAVGVACALWLRRSGHEVTMIEREGIASGTSFGNASTLADYGCLPIARPEIWRSMPSLLLSPDSPFVIDWKCLPRLSPWLMRFMGQCNATRFRANSEMLARLLSHTYTDYQPLLDDAPAAAAMIQRKGCLYAYGKAENLQAAQGDIRLRDQLGIHQQVLTADELIALEPAMAGHTAGGVLFPSSCHLDDPQVFIDTLAAPLREEGRLVTAEVIRLSSQASGMLLEYADGRRLMADRVVLAAGAWSAHLARQIGDRIPLDTERGYHIEFDLEHSPLNRPTCPVESAFYMTPLRGAEGPRLRVAGTVELSSLAGPANPARFDYLETRVRRVLGLDAPVARRWLGFRPTLPDSIPVIGPSPNEPRVIHAFGHQHIGVTLAGVTGRLVSECLAKGSPEWITPCSPARF, from the coding sequence ATGAGTGATAGCGAACACACGGAAGTGGCCGTGATCGGCGCGGGCGCCGTCGGTGTCGCCTGCGCCCTGTGGCTGCGGCGCAGCGGCCATGAGGTGACGATGATCGAGCGCGAGGGCATCGCCAGCGGCACCTCCTTCGGCAATGCCAGTACCCTGGCGGATTATGGCTGCCTGCCCATCGCCCGCCCCGAGATCTGGCGTAGCATGCCTTCACTGCTGTTATCGCCTGACTCGCCCTTCGTCATCGACTGGAAATGCCTGCCGAGGCTCTCGCCCTGGCTGATGCGATTCATGGGCCAGTGCAATGCCACGCGCTTTCGGGCCAACAGCGAGATGCTGGCGCGTCTGCTCAGCCATACCTACACGGACTATCAGCCGCTGCTGGACGATGCCCCGGCGGCGGCCGCGATGATTCAGCGCAAGGGCTGCCTTTATGCCTATGGCAAGGCCGAGAACCTGCAGGCCGCGCAGGGTGACATCCGGCTGCGTGACCAGCTCGGCATCCATCAGCAGGTGCTGACAGCGGATGAGCTGATCGCGCTGGAACCTGCCATGGCAGGCCATACCGCCGGCGGTGTGCTGTTCCCCTCCTCCTGTCATCTGGATGACCCGCAGGTGTTCATCGACACCCTGGCCGCTCCGCTACGCGAGGAGGGCCGGCTCGTCACCGCCGAAGTCATCCGCCTGAGCTCTCAGGCCTCCGGCATGCTGCTGGAGTACGCCGACGGCAGACGGTTGATGGCGGACCGCGTGGTACTGGCAGCCGGGGCCTGGTCGGCACATCTCGCCCGCCAGATCGGCGACAGGATTCCGTTGGATACCGAGCGTGGCTACCACATCGAATTCGATCTCGAGCACTCGCCGCTCAACCGCCCGACCTGTCCGGTGGAGAGTGCCTTCTACATGACGCCTCTGCGAGGCGCCGAAGGGCCGCGTCTGCGAGTGGCAGGCACCGTGGAGTTGAGTTCGCTTGCGGGGCCCGCCAACCCGGCCCGCTTCGATTATCTGGAAACCCGAGTGCGCAGGGTGCTGGGACTGGATGCCCCGGTAGCCCGGCGCTGGCTGGGCTTTCGTCCCACCCTGCCCGACTCCATACCGGTGATCGGCCCATCGCCCAATGAGCCACGCGTGATCCATGCCTTTGGCCATCAGCATATCGGGGTGACATTGGCAGGCGTGACTGGACGCCTGGTCAGCGAATGTTTAGCCAAAGGCTCACCAGAATGGATCACGCCCTGCTCTCCAGCTCGTTTTTGA
- a CDS encoding glycosyltransferase family 4 protein — MPTRDAQPSTVVLVSNSSFFLYNFHRGIIEGLRDSGYRVVCLAPTDAHSKYLVDELKVEHRALGMEGKGTSLVGEGKSLLALLGTLLKLKPRYVLNFTIKANVYSGLACRLLKIPYTNNVSGLGTAFIHDSWLFRRVRALYGFANRGARCVFFENRDDQRLFMRLGLQKSTPSVVLPGAGIDPQRFAFAPQPQTPPLTFVMVARLIGDKGVREYVSAAERLHERYPQARFWLIGPSGISNRTAISDEEIAAWRERGVLHYLGEQRDVRPFLAEANVLVLPSYREGMPRTVLEAASMGRPAIVSDVPGCRSSVKPGVTGWLCEAADVESLEQQMQGCLDMPQAALIEAGQAARMRIEREFDQQIVVRAYLGCLQHTLDIELRKSVLATA, encoded by the coding sequence ATGCCAACACGTGACGCCCAGCCCTCCACGGTGGTGCTGGTCTCCAACTCGTCGTTCTTTCTCTACAACTTCCATCGCGGCATCATCGAAGGGCTGCGTGACTCGGGCTATCGCGTGGTGTGCCTTGCGCCCACCGATGCGCATAGCAAGTACCTGGTGGATGAGCTCAAGGTCGAGCATCGTGCGCTGGGCATGGAGGGCAAGGGCACTTCGCTGGTCGGGGAGGGCAAGAGCCTGCTGGCATTGTTGGGGACATTGCTGAAACTCAAGCCGCGCTATGTTCTCAACTTCACCATCAAGGCCAATGTCTATTCGGGACTGGCCTGTCGGCTGCTCAAGATTCCCTATACCAACAACGTCTCGGGGTTGGGCACCGCCTTCATACACGACAGCTGGCTGTTCCGTCGGGTACGGGCGTTGTATGGCTTCGCCAATCGTGGCGCGCGTTGCGTGTTCTTCGAGAACCGCGATGACCAACGCCTGTTCATGCGTCTCGGATTGCAGAAGTCCACGCCGTCTGTCGTGCTGCCCGGTGCCGGTATCGACCCGCAGCGCTTCGCCTTTGCGCCGCAACCACAGACACCACCACTGACCTTCGTGATGGTTGCTCGCCTGATCGGCGACAAGGGGGTGCGGGAATACGTGTCGGCGGCCGAGCGTCTGCATGAGCGTTACCCGCAGGCACGCTTCTGGTTGATCGGCCCGTCAGGAATCAGCAACCGCACCGCGATCAGCGACGAGGAAATCGCTGCCTGGCGCGAGCGCGGCGTATTGCACTACCTGGGCGAACAGCGGGATGTGCGTCCCTTCCTGGCCGAGGCCAATGTGCTGGTGCTGCCGTCGTATCGGGAGGGCATGCCGCGCACGGTACTGGAGGCGGCCTCGATGGGGCGTCCGGCGATCGTCAGTGATGTGCCGGGGTGTCGCAGCTCAGTCAAGCCTGGCGTCACTGGCTGGCTGTGCGAAGCGGCCGATGTCGAGTCCCTGGAGCAGCAGATGCAGGGCTGTCTGGACATGCCGCAAGCGGCGTTGATCGAGGCGGGGCAGGCGGCACGTATGCGTATCGAACGTGAATTCGATCAGCAGATCGTGGTGCGTGCCTATCTGGGCTGTCTGCAGCACACACTGGATATCGAGTTGCGTAAGTCAGTACTCGCTACTGCGTGA
- a CDS encoding carboxymuconolactone decarboxylase family protein encodes MAITSRLTELDEASMSAAQREVIAEILSGPRGNLDGPFLAWVHSPELANHAQRLGAFCRYATGLELRLSELAILTTAVWWKSQAEWQIHAPIAEQAGLSPDVITALREEREPAFEQDDEQLIYRVTRALYAERRVDDALYAEAVAMFGETVVVELVGILGYYALVAMTLNVFAVRRGDDIALPFEEPNGS; translated from the coding sequence ATGGCGATCACATCGCGCCTGACCGAACTGGATGAGGCCAGCATGAGTGCAGCCCAACGCGAGGTGATCGCCGAGATTCTCAGCGGTCCCCGCGGCAACCTCGATGGCCCATTTCTGGCCTGGGTCCACAGTCCTGAGCTTGCCAATCACGCCCAGCGCCTCGGCGCCTTCTGCCGCTACGCTACCGGCCTTGAGCTGCGCCTGAGCGAGCTGGCGATTCTCACCACGGCGGTGTGGTGGAAGTCCCAGGCGGAATGGCAGATCCACGCGCCGATCGCCGAGCAGGCCGGTCTCTCGCCGGACGTCATCACGGCACTGCGCGAGGAGCGTGAACCCGCGTTTGAACAAGACGATGAGCAGCTGATCTATCGCGTCACTCGCGCGCTCTACGCCGAGCGACGTGTCGATGATGCGCTGTATGCCGAGGCCGTCGCGATGTTCGGCGAGACGGTCGTGGTCGAACTGGTTGGCATACTGGGTTACTACGCCCTGGTGGCGATGACGCTGAATGTCTTCGCCGTGCGGCGTGGCGATGACATCGCGCTGCCCTTCGAGGAACCGAACGGCTCCTGA
- a CDS encoding glycosyltransferase family 4 protein codes for MKILFVVGNLSSDGGTERVTCEIASGLARSGHDVMIASLFGPATSSFALEDSITTCCLNLKEARGGARRSLGISSALLTKVRHQQADVVVLVDSILFAFCAPWAPFQRARIICWEHFNLATDHGSRLRSVGRSTAVRLADAIVVLTERDAEAWRARYRIRDKVGAIWNPVPHFPKSSEEGAASRTVLAVGRLTKQKGFDVLLNAWHKVVSVHPDWRLRIVGWGEDENDLKAQAWTLGLSDSVVFVGRTSQVEKEYQRAALYVMSSRWEGLPMTLLEAQSFGLPVVSTDCETGPAEILAGGSGVLVDVEDDEALAREIRDLITDAARRREMSLLARDNATRFDADTLCGEWQQLLERLISGRTRIADAS; via the coding sequence ATGAAGATTCTGTTTGTCGTCGGTAATCTTTCCAGCGACGGAGGCACGGAACGTGTCACATGCGAAATTGCCAGCGGACTGGCGCGCTCGGGCCATGACGTGATGATCGCGAGTCTGTTCGGGCCAGCGACCAGCTCGTTTGCCCTGGAGGACAGCATCACGACCTGTTGCCTGAATCTGAAGGAGGCCAGAGGCGGGGCCCGACGGTCGCTGGGCATCAGTTCGGCGCTACTGACCAAGGTCCGTCACCAACAGGCCGATGTAGTGGTACTGGTGGATTCGATCCTGTTCGCCTTCTGTGCGCCGTGGGCCCCGTTCCAGCGCGCGCGGATCATCTGCTGGGAGCATTTCAACCTCGCCACCGATCATGGTTCACGCCTGCGTTCGGTAGGGCGCTCGACCGCCGTGCGCCTGGCCGATGCCATCGTGGTGCTCACCGAGCGGGATGCCGAGGCCTGGCGAGCGCGCTACCGCATCCGCGACAAGGTCGGCGCGATCTGGAATCCGGTACCGCACTTCCCCAAGTCCAGCGAAGAGGGCGCAGCGTCGCGTACCGTGCTTGCTGTCGGCCGCCTGACGAAGCAGAAGGGCTTCGATGTACTGCTGAACGCCTGGCACAAGGTCGTGTCGGTCCATCCTGACTGGCGACTGCGCATCGTCGGCTGGGGAGAGGATGAAAATGACCTCAAGGCCCAGGCCTGGACGTTGGGCCTGAGTGACAGCGTCGTCTTCGTGGGCCGCACCTCACAGGTGGAAAAGGAGTATCAACGCGCGGCGCTGTACGTGATGAGCTCACGCTGGGAGGGGCTGCCGATGACCCTGCTGGAAGCGCAATCCTTCGGCTTGCCGGTGGTCTCGACAGATTGTGAGACAGGGCCGGCCGAAATCCTGGCCGGCGGCAGCGGTGTGCTGGTGGATGTCGAGGACGATGAGGCACTGGCGCGCGAGATCCGTGACCTGATCACGGATGCAGCCCGCCGTCGCGAGATGTCCTTGCTGGCGCGCGACAATGCCACGCGCTTTGATGCGGACACCCTGTGCGGCGAGTGGCAGCAGCTGCTGGAGCGCCTGATCTCCGGGCGAACCCGCATCGCGGATGCCTCGTGA
- a CDS encoding lipopolysaccharide biosynthesis protein gives MSLSNKTAIGILWNFSDQLLRRGMASLVTLLLARLLVPEDFGLLAMVLVFLTIASAMMDSGLQQAILRMPTLGPRDASTAFFSNIAFGVLAYGLLYASAPLIADFYAEPRLIVLVRIGGIVVLINSFEVIQGAMLNRALDFRTRMKAGIPGSVVSGGVAVLLGWLGFGVWALVGQMLTAALVTTALMWCWGSWRPRLEFDVVSFKAMFRFGYKMFLSRMLDVLFVNLYVLLIAKLFSASVAGLFFFAERLKELVINQLVTAVQNVTFPALASIQEDPVRLKSAYRQILQVMVYLLFPAMLLLAALAEPLFLTLLPERWLAAVPYLQLMCIAAVMYPLSTLNLNVLNVKGRSDLFLGLEIIKKVLICAVLAVTWRHGVMAILIGQIVVAVVSYIPNAWFSRELINYSIREQLADFLPALLLATAVAGTTWWAVPALLVIWPAPVVLVVSGLLAGAAYLLLSCWLRFAAWQFGAGWIQERLSQRKVGNTAC, from the coding sequence GTGTCACTGAGCAACAAGACCGCCATCGGCATTCTGTGGAATTTCTCCGATCAGCTATTGCGGCGTGGCATGGCCAGTCTGGTCACGCTGCTTCTGGCGCGGCTGCTGGTGCCGGAAGATTTCGGGTTGCTGGCGATGGTGCTGGTCTTTCTGACCATCGCCTCGGCCATGATGGATTCCGGTCTTCAGCAAGCCATTCTGCGCATGCCGACCCTCGGGCCGCGTGATGCCAGCACCGCCTTCTTCAGCAATATCGCCTTCGGGGTGCTGGCCTACGGCCTGCTGTATGCCAGCGCTCCCCTGATCGCCGACTTCTATGCCGAGCCACGCCTGATCGTGCTGGTACGTATCGGCGGCATCGTGGTGCTGATCAATTCCTTCGAGGTCATTCAGGGCGCGATGCTCAACCGCGCGCTGGATTTTCGCACGCGCATGAAGGCTGGCATTCCCGGCAGCGTGGTGTCGGGCGGGGTGGCGGTGCTGCTGGGCTGGCTGGGCTTCGGGGTCTGGGCGCTGGTGGGGCAGATGTTGACGGCGGCGCTGGTCACTACCGCCCTGATGTGGTGCTGGGGCAGCTGGCGGCCGCGACTGGAATTCGATGTGGTGTCGTTCAAGGCGATGTTCCGCTTCGGCTACAAGATGTTCCTGTCACGCATGCTGGATGTGCTGTTCGTCAATCTCTATGTGCTGCTGATCGCCAAGCTGTTCTCCGCCTCGGTGGCGGGGCTGTTCTTCTTCGCCGAGCGTCTCAAGGAGCTGGTGATCAATCAGCTGGTGACGGCAGTACAGAACGTGACCTTCCCGGCGCTGGCGAGCATCCAGGAGGATCCGGTGCGCCTCAAGAGTGCCTATCGTCAGATCCTTCAGGTCATGGTCTATCTGCTGTTCCCGGCGATGCTGTTGCTGGCGGCGCTGGCCGAGCCGCTGTTCCTGACGCTGTTGCCCGAGCGGTGGCTGGCAGCGGTGCCCTATCTGCAGCTGATGTGCATCGCGGCGGTCATGTATCCCCTGAGCACGCTCAATCTCAATGTGCTCAACGTCAAGGGGCGCTCGGACCTGTTCCTCGGGCTCGAGATCATCAAGAAGGTATTGATCTGTGCGGTGCTGGCGGTGACCTGGCGCCATGGCGTGATGGCGATCCTGATCGGGCAGATCGTGGTGGCGGTGGTGTCCTACATCCCCAATGCCTGGTTCTCGCGGGAGTTGATCAACTACAGCATCCGCGAGCAGCTGGCCGACTTCCTGCCGGCTCTGCTGCTGGCCACTGCGGTGGCGGGCACGACCTGGTGGGCCGTGCCTGCACTGTTGGTCATCTGGCCGGCGCCGGTGGTGCTGGTGGTATCAGGCCTGCTGGCAGGGGCGGCCTATCTGTTGCTGTCCTGCTGGCTGCGCTTCGCGGCCTGGCAGTTCGGCGCAGGCTGGATCCAGGAGCGTCTTTCACAACGGAAAGTGGGGAATACTGCATGTTAG